The following are from one region of the Hyla sarda isolate aHylSar1 chromosome 6, aHylSar1.hap1, whole genome shotgun sequence genome:
- the ACO2 gene encoding aconitate hydratase, mitochondrial isoform X2: MATDICRQRCAAVVGWLRYIPGEPLCLYWRRDQGDPKQVLGHGARRYHISAVLCQRAKVAMSHFEPNEYIQYEKLGKNIDIVRKRLDRPLTLSEKIVYGHLDDPVKQDIVRGKTYLRLRPDRVAMQDATAQMAMLQFISSGLPRVAVPSTIHCDHLIEAQLGGDKDLKRAKDINEEVYNFLSSAGAKYGVGFWKPGSGIIHQIILENYAYPGVLLIGTDSHTPNGGGLGGICIGVGGADAVDVMASIPWELKCPKVIGVKLTGKLSGWTSPKDVILKLAGILTVKGGTGAIVEYYGPGVDSISCTGMATICNMGAEIGATTSVFPYNHRMKKYLEKTGRSDIASVAEEFKSHLVSDEGAEYDQVIEINLDELKPYINGPFTPDLATLVSEVGAVAEQKGWPLDIRVGLIGSCTNSSYEDMGRAAAVAKQALAHGLKCKSQFTITPGSEQIRATIERDGYAAVLRDVGGLVLANACGPCIGQWDRKDIKKGEKNTIVTSYNRNFTGRNDANPETHAFVTSPEIVTALAIAGTLKFDPEKDFLTGTDGKKFKLEAPDADELPKANFDPGQDTYQYPPKDGSAERVVVNPTSQRLQLLEPFDKWDGKDLEKMQILIKVKGKCTTDHISAAGPWLKFRGHLDNISNNLLIGAINIENNKANSVKNAVTQEYGTIPDTARHYKANGINWVVIGDENYGEGSSREHAALEPRHLGGRAIITKSFARIHETNLKKQGLLPLTFSDPADYDKIHPEDKITLTGLKDLAPGKPVKCIITHQNGSEETILLNHTFNETQIEWFQAGSALNRMKELQ, encoded by the exons CAAGTCTTGGGCCATGGAGCTCGCAGGTACCACATTTCAGCCGTCCTATGCCAGAGGGCCAAAGTGGCGATGAGCCACTTTGAGCCCAATGAATACATCCAGTatgaaaaattgggaaaaaacatAGATATCGTCCGCAAGCG TTTGGACCGACCCCTTACCCTTTCTGAGAAGATTGTTTATGGCCATCTTGATGATCCAGTTAAACAGGATATAGTGCGTGGAAAGACTTACCTTCGGCTACGACCAGACCGGGTGGCTATGCAGGATGCCACAGCCCAGATGGCCATGCTCCAGTTTATTAGCAGTGGGTTGCCCAGAGTGGCTGTGCCTTCAACTATCCACTGTGACCACTTGATTGAAGCCCAGCTTGGTGGAGATAAGGATCTTAAGAGAGCGAAG GATATCAACGAGGAAGTGTATAACTTTTTGTCAAGTGCTGGGGCTAAATATGGTGTTGGTTTTTGGAAACCAGGGTCAGGCATCATCCATCAG attatcCTGGAAAATTATGCATATCCTGGAGTGCTGCTTATTGGTACAGACTCCCACACTCCTAATGGTGGCGGGTTAGGTGGGATTTGCATTGGTGTAGGTGGTGCTGATGCTGTGGATGTTATGGCCAGCATTCCTTGGGAACTCAAATGCCCAAAG GTTATTGGTGTCAAACTAACTGGAAAGCTGTCTGGCTGGACTTCCCCGAAAGACGTAATTCTAAAACTAGCTGGCATCTTAACAGTCAAGGGTGGTACCGGAGCCATTGTAGAATATTATGGACCTGGTGTAGACTCTATTTCATGTACTGGAATGGCTACAATCTGTAATATGGGCGCTGAAATTGGAGCAACAACATCTGTATTTCCTTACAATCATCGCATGAAAAAGTACTTGGAGAAAACTGGGCGTTCAG ATATTGCATCTGTTGCAGAGGAGTTCAAGAGCCATTTGGTATCGGATGAGGGTGCTGAATATGATCAAGTGATTGAAATTAATTTGGATGAG CTAAAACCATATATCAATGGACCTTTCACCCCTGACTTGGCAACACTTGTATCTGAGGTAGGAGCTGTTGCAGAACAGAAGGGATGGCCTTTGGATATCAGAGTCG GTCTCATTGGCAGCTGTACAAATTCCAGCTATGAGGATATGGGCCGCGCAGCTGCTGTAGCAAAGCAAGCCTTAGCACATGGACTGAAATGCAAATCTCAGTTTACAATCACTCCAGGATCTGAACAAATCCGAGCCACCATTGAACGAGACGGTTAT GCTGCCGTTCTCCGTGATGTAGGGGGTTTAGTACTCGCAAACGCCTGTGGACCTTGTATTGGTCAGTGGGACAG GAAGGATATTAAAAAGGGAGAAAAGAACACAATTGTCACCTCATACAACAGAAACTTCACcggaagaaatgatgcaaatccTGAGACTCATGCATTTGTCACGTCTCCAGAG ATAGTCACAGCTTTGGCCATTGCAGGAACCTTGAAGTTTGAcccagaaaaggatttcctcacTGGGactgatggaaaaaaatttaaactagAGGCACCAGATGCAGATGAGCTGCCAAAAGct AACTTTGATCCAGGTCAGGACACATACCAGTACCCACCTAAAGATGGAAGTGCTGAGCGTGTAGTTGTGAATCCCACAAGCCAGCGCCTGCAACTTTTGGAGCCTTTTGATAAGTGGGATGGAAAAGATCTGGAAAAAATGCAGATTCTCATCAAG GTGAAGGGTAAATGCACAACCGATCACATTTCTGCAGCCGGACCTTGGCTGAAATTTAGAGGTCACTTGGACAACATTTCTAATAACTTACTGATTGGTGCCATCAACATAGAGAACAACAAGGCCAACAGTGTGAAAAATGCGGTAACTCAAGAATATGGAACCATCCCTGACACAGCTCGCCATTACAAG GCAAATGGAATCAATTGGGTTGTTATCGGTGATGAGAACTATGGAGAGGGATCTAGCAGAGAGCATGCAGCCCTGGAGCCAAGGCATTTGGGAGGCAGAGCCATTATTACAAAGAGCTTTGCAAGAATTCATG AAACCAACCTTAAGAAGCAGGGACTCTTGCCTCTGACTTTCTCTGACCCGGCTGATTATGATAAAATTCATCCTGAGGACAAGATTACACTTACAGGGCTTAAGGACTTGGCACCTGGAAAG CCTGTCAAATGTATCATCACACATCAGAATGGTAGTGAAGAGACTATTCTGCTGAACCACACCTTCAATGAGACACAGATTGAATGGTTCCAGGCTGGCAGCGCTCTTAACCGTATGAAGGAACTCCAGTAG
- the ACO2 gene encoding aconitate hydratase, mitochondrial isoform X1 — translation MRSPSLSTVSPISLQDLLWPRPSPLPHSAHFTVYKKRYDVTSRHVTTSLSVNKMASYCLLAGRIQQVLGHGARRYHISAVLCQRAKVAMSHFEPNEYIQYEKLGKNIDIVRKRLDRPLTLSEKIVYGHLDDPVKQDIVRGKTYLRLRPDRVAMQDATAQMAMLQFISSGLPRVAVPSTIHCDHLIEAQLGGDKDLKRAKDINEEVYNFLSSAGAKYGVGFWKPGSGIIHQIILENYAYPGVLLIGTDSHTPNGGGLGGICIGVGGADAVDVMASIPWELKCPKVIGVKLTGKLSGWTSPKDVILKLAGILTVKGGTGAIVEYYGPGVDSISCTGMATICNMGAEIGATTSVFPYNHRMKKYLEKTGRSDIASVAEEFKSHLVSDEGAEYDQVIEINLDELKPYINGPFTPDLATLVSEVGAVAEQKGWPLDIRVGLIGSCTNSSYEDMGRAAAVAKQALAHGLKCKSQFTITPGSEQIRATIERDGYAAVLRDVGGLVLANACGPCIGQWDRKDIKKGEKNTIVTSYNRNFTGRNDANPETHAFVTSPEIVTALAIAGTLKFDPEKDFLTGTDGKKFKLEAPDADELPKANFDPGQDTYQYPPKDGSAERVVVNPTSQRLQLLEPFDKWDGKDLEKMQILIKVKGKCTTDHISAAGPWLKFRGHLDNISNNLLIGAINIENNKANSVKNAVTQEYGTIPDTARHYKANGINWVVIGDENYGEGSSREHAALEPRHLGGRAIITKSFARIHETNLKKQGLLPLTFSDPADYDKIHPEDKITLTGLKDLAPGKPVKCIITHQNGSEETILLNHTFNETQIEWFQAGSALNRMKELQ, via the exons CAAGTCTTGGGCCATGGAGCTCGCAGGTACCACATTTCAGCCGTCCTATGCCAGAGGGCCAAAGTGGCGATGAGCCACTTTGAGCCCAATGAATACATCCAGTatgaaaaattgggaaaaaacatAGATATCGTCCGCAAGCG TTTGGACCGACCCCTTACCCTTTCTGAGAAGATTGTTTATGGCCATCTTGATGATCCAGTTAAACAGGATATAGTGCGTGGAAAGACTTACCTTCGGCTACGACCAGACCGGGTGGCTATGCAGGATGCCACAGCCCAGATGGCCATGCTCCAGTTTATTAGCAGTGGGTTGCCCAGAGTGGCTGTGCCTTCAACTATCCACTGTGACCACTTGATTGAAGCCCAGCTTGGTGGAGATAAGGATCTTAAGAGAGCGAAG GATATCAACGAGGAAGTGTATAACTTTTTGTCAAGTGCTGGGGCTAAATATGGTGTTGGTTTTTGGAAACCAGGGTCAGGCATCATCCATCAG attatcCTGGAAAATTATGCATATCCTGGAGTGCTGCTTATTGGTACAGACTCCCACACTCCTAATGGTGGCGGGTTAGGTGGGATTTGCATTGGTGTAGGTGGTGCTGATGCTGTGGATGTTATGGCCAGCATTCCTTGGGAACTCAAATGCCCAAAG GTTATTGGTGTCAAACTAACTGGAAAGCTGTCTGGCTGGACTTCCCCGAAAGACGTAATTCTAAAACTAGCTGGCATCTTAACAGTCAAGGGTGGTACCGGAGCCATTGTAGAATATTATGGACCTGGTGTAGACTCTATTTCATGTACTGGAATGGCTACAATCTGTAATATGGGCGCTGAAATTGGAGCAACAACATCTGTATTTCCTTACAATCATCGCATGAAAAAGTACTTGGAGAAAACTGGGCGTTCAG ATATTGCATCTGTTGCAGAGGAGTTCAAGAGCCATTTGGTATCGGATGAGGGTGCTGAATATGATCAAGTGATTGAAATTAATTTGGATGAG CTAAAACCATATATCAATGGACCTTTCACCCCTGACTTGGCAACACTTGTATCTGAGGTAGGAGCTGTTGCAGAACAGAAGGGATGGCCTTTGGATATCAGAGTCG GTCTCATTGGCAGCTGTACAAATTCCAGCTATGAGGATATGGGCCGCGCAGCTGCTGTAGCAAAGCAAGCCTTAGCACATGGACTGAAATGCAAATCTCAGTTTACAATCACTCCAGGATCTGAACAAATCCGAGCCACCATTGAACGAGACGGTTAT GCTGCCGTTCTCCGTGATGTAGGGGGTTTAGTACTCGCAAACGCCTGTGGACCTTGTATTGGTCAGTGGGACAG GAAGGATATTAAAAAGGGAGAAAAGAACACAATTGTCACCTCATACAACAGAAACTTCACcggaagaaatgatgcaaatccTGAGACTCATGCATTTGTCACGTCTCCAGAG ATAGTCACAGCTTTGGCCATTGCAGGAACCTTGAAGTTTGAcccagaaaaggatttcctcacTGGGactgatggaaaaaaatttaaactagAGGCACCAGATGCAGATGAGCTGCCAAAAGct AACTTTGATCCAGGTCAGGACACATACCAGTACCCACCTAAAGATGGAAGTGCTGAGCGTGTAGTTGTGAATCCCACAAGCCAGCGCCTGCAACTTTTGGAGCCTTTTGATAAGTGGGATGGAAAAGATCTGGAAAAAATGCAGATTCTCATCAAG GTGAAGGGTAAATGCACAACCGATCACATTTCTGCAGCCGGACCTTGGCTGAAATTTAGAGGTCACTTGGACAACATTTCTAATAACTTACTGATTGGTGCCATCAACATAGAGAACAACAAGGCCAACAGTGTGAAAAATGCGGTAACTCAAGAATATGGAACCATCCCTGACACAGCTCGCCATTACAAG GCAAATGGAATCAATTGGGTTGTTATCGGTGATGAGAACTATGGAGAGGGATCTAGCAGAGAGCATGCAGCCCTGGAGCCAAGGCATTTGGGAGGCAGAGCCATTATTACAAAGAGCTTTGCAAGAATTCATG AAACCAACCTTAAGAAGCAGGGACTCTTGCCTCTGACTTTCTCTGACCCGGCTGATTATGATAAAATTCATCCTGAGGACAAGATTACACTTACAGGGCTTAAGGACTTGGCACCTGGAAAG CCTGTCAAATGTATCATCACACATCAGAATGGTAGTGAAGAGACTATTCTGCTGAACCACACCTTCAATGAGACACAGATTGAATGGTTCCAGGCTGGCAGCGCTCTTAACCGTATGAAGGAACTCCAGTAG